A genomic stretch from Streptosporangiales bacterium includes:
- a CDS encoding CDP-alcohol phosphatidyltransferase family protein: MLSGLRPGLAKAITPLARGLVRIGVTADLVTIVGTVGVAAAALWFFPRGELFWGAVVVTVFVVFDMLDGAVARARGGSSRWGAFLDSTLDRVGDVAIFGGLLWWFVAGADRPLYAALCLFCLGTSFLTSYIKARAEGLGMTCDVGIAERAVRIIVILVGAGISGFGVPFAVEIALWLLAVATAITVGQRIAEVRRQAVADQRDPA; this comes from the coding sequence CTGCTCTCCGGTCTCCGTCCGGGCCTGGCCAAGGCCATCACCCCGCTCGCCCGCGGGCTCGTCAGGATCGGCGTCACCGCCGACCTCGTGACGATCGTCGGCACCGTGGGCGTGGCAGCCGCCGCGCTGTGGTTCTTCCCGCGGGGTGAGCTGTTCTGGGGCGCCGTCGTCGTCACCGTGTTCGTCGTCTTCGACATGCTCGACGGGGCGGTCGCCCGCGCGCGCGGCGGCTCGTCGAGGTGGGGTGCGTTCCTCGACTCCACCCTCGACCGCGTGGGCGACGTCGCCATCTTCGGCGGCCTGCTCTGGTGGTTCGTCGCCGGGGCGGACCGGCCGCTCTACGCCGCCCTGTGCCTGTTCTGCCTCGGCACCTCGTTCCTCACCTCCTACATCAAGGCGCGCGCCGAGGGCCTCGGCATGACGTGCGACGTCGGCATCGCCGAACGCGCCGTCCGGATCATCGTGATCCTCGTGGGCGCGGGCATCAGCGGGTTCGGCGTGCCGTTCGCGGTCGAGATCGCGCTCTGGCTGCTGGCGGTCGCGACCGCGATCACCGTCGGGCAGCGGATCGCCGAGGTCCGCAGGCAGGCCGTCGCCGACCAGCGAGATCCCGCCTGA
- a CDS encoding phosphatidylinositol mannoside acyltransferase, with the protein MSAFAERVSVAGYLSGWRLVRGLPEPVARVAFRGLADETWRRRGRGVRQLERNLARVLAAEPDSPRVRALGRAAMRSYARYWLEAFRLPSWSHDEIRSRATVDAWGKVTAAVRARGAVVALPHMGNWDLAGAWAAANGVPVTAVAEPLRPRELYDRFVAFRERIGIEVVGLGDPGLMSTLVERAGAHRLVALVADRDFGRGGVPVEFFGSPVRMPVGAATVAVRAGVPLFPITLWYDDLARVRVHDAVEVPAHGTERERVAEMTRAVGRVFEDGVRAHPQDWHMLQRMWLADRGDDRREAAARTEA; encoded by the coding sequence ATGAGCGCGTTCGCGGAGCGGGTCTCCGTCGCCGGGTACCTCAGCGGATGGCGGCTCGTCCGCGGCCTGCCCGAGCCGGTGGCGCGCGTCGCGTTCCGCGGCCTGGCCGACGAGACCTGGCGTCGTCGTGGGCGCGGCGTGCGGCAGCTCGAGCGCAACCTCGCGCGCGTCCTCGCGGCGGAGCCCGACTCGCCGCGGGTGCGGGCGCTCGGCCGCGCCGCGATGCGCTCCTACGCGAGGTACTGGCTCGAGGCGTTCCGCCTGCCCTCCTGGAGCCACGACGAGATCCGCTCGAGGGCGACGGTCGACGCGTGGGGGAAGGTCACCGCGGCCGTCCGCGCGCGCGGCGCCGTCGTCGCCCTGCCTCACATGGGCAACTGGGACCTCGCCGGCGCCTGGGCCGCCGCCAACGGCGTGCCCGTGACCGCCGTCGCCGAGCCGCTGCGGCCGCGGGAGCTGTACGACCGCTTCGTCGCGTTCCGGGAGCGCATCGGCATCGAGGTGGTCGGGCTCGGCGACCCGGGACTGATGTCGACGCTCGTCGAGCGCGCCGGTGCGCACCGGCTGGTGGCACTCGTCGCCGACCGTGACTTCGGGCGCGGCGGCGTGCCCGTGGAGTTCTTCGGCTCGCCGGTCCGCATGCCTGTCGGTGCCGCCACCGTGGCCGTCCGTGCCGGCGTACCCCTGTTCCCCATCACCCTGTGGTACGACGACCTGGCGCGGGTGCGCGTCCACGACGCCGTCGAGGTGCCGGCGCACGGGACCGAGAGGGAGCGGGTGGCCGAGATGACGCGGGCGGTGGGGCGCGTCTTCGAGGACGGGGTGCGCGCGCATCCGCAGGACTGGCACATGCTGCAGCGCATGTGGCTCGCCGACAGGGGGGACGACAGGCGCGAGGCCGCGGCCCGGACGGAGGCCTGA
- a CDS encoding glycosyltransferase, with translation MRIGLVCPYTWEVPGGVQTHVHDLSVALLELGHDVSVITPADDDTDLPSHVVPGGRAVPVPYNGSVARLAFGFRSVARLRRWLREGHFDVLHVHEPVAPSLSLLACWAADGPIVATSHTSNPRSMLLTAAYPLVQTAMERISARIAVSEAARKTFVEHLGGSAVLIPNGVLTRRYRAQERLDGWPGDGGALGFLGRMDEPRKGLDILVEAFACLAERRPGLRLLIAGPGDPDDVYDALPAALHPRVTVLGKVAEVDKVRMLHSVDVFVAPNTGGESFGIVLAEAMAAGATILASDLDSFQQVLGPGTAGALFPVGDAAALADEAAALLDDPERRSRLGAAALEAVRAYDWGTVAEDVVRVYETVTQGARVVEARADRHLP, from the coding sequence ATGCGGATCGGCCTCGTCTGCCCGTACACCTGGGAGGTGCCCGGCGGCGTGCAGACACACGTGCACGACCTGTCGGTGGCCCTGCTCGAGCTCGGGCACGACGTCTCGGTGATCACCCCGGCCGACGACGACACCGACCTGCCGTCCCATGTCGTGCCCGGCGGGCGCGCGGTGCCGGTGCCGTACAACGGCTCCGTCGCGCGACTCGCGTTCGGCTTCCGCTCGGTCGCCCGGCTGCGGCGCTGGTTGCGCGAGGGGCACTTCGACGTGCTGCACGTCCACGAGCCCGTCGCGCCGAGCCTGTCCCTGCTCGCCTGCTGGGCCGCGGACGGGCCGATCGTCGCGACGTCGCACACGTCCAACCCGCGCTCGATGCTGCTGACCGCCGCGTACCCGCTGGTGCAGACGGCGATGGAGCGGATCAGTGCTCGCATCGCGGTGTCCGAGGCGGCGCGCAAGACGTTCGTGGAGCACCTGGGCGGTAGCGCCGTCCTGATCCCCAACGGCGTGCTGACCCGCCGCTACCGGGCGCAGGAACGCCTCGACGGCTGGCCGGGCGACGGCGGCGCGCTCGGGTTCCTCGGCCGGATGGACGAGCCGCGCAAGGGTCTCGACATCCTCGTCGAGGCATTCGCCTGTCTCGCCGAGCGCCGGCCGGGACTCCGGCTGCTGATCGCGGGACCAGGTGACCCGGACGACGTGTACGACGCGCTGCCGGCGGCCCTGCACCCGCGGGTCACCGTGCTCGGCAAGGTCGCCGAGGTCGACAAGGTGCGCATGCTCCACTCGGTCGACGTGTTCGTCGCGCCGAACACCGGCGGGGAGAGCTTCGGCATCGTCCTCGCGGAGGCGATGGCCGCCGGCGCCACGATCCTCGCCAGTGACCTCGACTCGTTCCAGCAGGTACTGGGCCCAGGCACGGCAGGGGCGTTGTTCCCGGTCGGCGACGCCGCGGCGCTCGCCGACGAGGCGGCGGCGCTCCTGGACGACCCCGAGCGCCGGAGCCGGCTGGGCGCCGCCGCGCTCGAGGCGGTGCGCGCGTACGACTGGGGCACGGTCGCCGAGGACGTCGTCCGCGTGTACGAGACCGTCACCCAGGGCGCGCGCGTCGTCGAGGCGCGCGCGGATCGGCACCTGCCATGA